Proteins encoded by one window of Nicotiana tabacum cultivar K326 chromosome 10, ASM71507v2, whole genome shotgun sequence:
- the LOC107824977 gene encoding transcription factor AS1, translated as MRERQRWRSEEDALLRAYVKQYGPKEWHLVSQRMNTPLNRDAKSCLERWKNYLKPGIKKGSLTEEEQRLVIHLQAKHGNKWKKIAAEVPGRTAKRLGKWWEVFKEKQQREQKENNKVVDPVDEGKYDHILETFAEKIVKERSVPGLLMATSNGGFLHTDAPAPSPQTLLPPWLSNSTATSTVRSQSPSVTLSLSPSTVPPTPTPGIPWLQTDRGPENAPLILSSFPHHGVAPPCGENPFVTELAECCKELDEGHRAWAAHKKEAAWRLRRVELQLESEKTSKVREKMEEIEAKMKALREEQKATLDRIEAEYKEQLAGLRRDAEAKEQKLAEQWASKHLRLSKFLEQMGCQSRLAEPNGGR; from the coding sequence ATGAGGGAGAGGCAACGGTGGCGATCTGAAGAGGATGCTTTATTGCGGGCATATGTGAAACAGTATGGACCAAAAGAGTGGCACCTTGTATCACAGCGTATGAACACACCCCTCAACAGGGACGCTAAGTCTTGCTTGGAAAGGTGGAAAAACTACCTCAAACCAGGGATTAAAAAAGGATCACTCACTGAAGAGGAGCAGCGTCTTGTTATCCATCTACAGGCCAAACACGGCaataaatggaagaaaatagCAGCTGAAGTACCGGGTCGAACTGCTAAAAGATTAGGGAAGTGGTGGGAAGTATTCAAAGAGAAGCAACAGAGGGagcagaaagaaaataataaggTTGTTGATCCAGTAGACGAGGGAAAATACGACCACATTCTTGAGACCTTTGCGGAGAAGATTGTGAAAGAGCGGAGTGTCCCAGGTTTACTTATGGCTACTTCTAACGGAGGTTTCCTCCACACCGATGCACCAGCTCCTTCGCCACAAACTCTTCTTCCGCCGTGGCTTTCTAATTCCACTGCTACTTCAACCGTCAGATCACAATCTCCCTCTGTGACATTAAGTCTCTCCCCCTCAACAGTGCCACCTACGCCTACTCCTGGAATTCCGTGGCTACAGACAGATAGAGGACCTGAAAATGCGCCCCTTATTTTGAGCAGTTTTCCACATCATGGGGTTGCCCCTCCTTGCGGAGAAAATCCATTTGTTACTGAACTTGCGGAATGCTGTAAAGAGCTAGACGAAGGGCATCGTGCTTGGGCTGCTCATAAAAAGGAAGCAGCTTGGAGGTTAAGGCGAGTGGAATTGCAGCTAGAATCAGAGAAAACAAGCAAAGTTAGGGAGAAGATGGAGGAAATTGAAGCAAAAATGAAAGCTCTGAGGGAAGAGCAGAAGGCAACTCTAGACAGGATTGAAGCAGAATACAAGGAGCAACTAGCAGGCTTGAGGAGGGACGCAGAAGCAAAGGAGCAGAAATTAGCGGAGCAATGGGCTTCCAAACACCTGCGCCTTAGTAAGTTTCTTGAGCAGATGGGATGTCAATCAAGACTTGCAGAACCTAATGGTGGCCGCTAA